In the genome of Candidatus Electrothrix rattekaaiensis, the window CTCCATTGTAAAACTTTCTGCAAAGGGGCTGGCTCTAAACCGCCGGAGAAAAAAATGGTATCATCAGGAACAACATCAAGCATGGTCACCGGCTTGGGTGGCTCGGGTTTTGGTTTTAATTGAACCTCCTTTTCCTTTTTGTCACAGGCAAACAACAGCAGGGACACCAGAAGGAAGATCAGCACATTTTTTTTTGTCGATTTCATTGTGTTCCTTTCAGTTATATTAGCAGAGCAAGCTATAAAAATATTTTCGGTAAGTATCATATTGTTTATAAGCAAAAATGTCACTATAAATCAAACCGGACACTTCAGCCGTTTTCAACAATAGTTTTAAATACCGGAGAGTTATTTTTTTTGGACGTAACGCAAGAGGCAAAACGCATAAACATAAGAGTTGCTTTTACGCTACTTGACAACTCTGAGCCAAAAATCTCAACGTCCCGTTTGCGCTGTCCATAACCGCCTCCATGCCGACAGGCAAGGCCACATTGCCGTGCTGATGACCAATCGGCAGACCGCCCCAGATCGGATACGGAGCACCTTGGGTCAATTCTAATACGCGGTTCCAGACCTGTTCATTCAGGCGAATCATTTCCAGACGATCATGATGACCAGGATCAAAAACACCGAGGACCAGTCCGGCAAGATTGTCCAGCAGACCGCAATAGGCAAGATGAGTGAGCATGCGGTCCAATTTATAAAGCGGCTCAGCAGTATCTTCAAGAAAAAGGATGCGACCGGAGACCTGTGGTTGCCAGGGCGTACCGACTAAATGGACGAGCGTGGTCAGGTTCCCGCCGACCACCCTACCCTGTCCTGTTCCTGAACGCAGGATTTCCAGATCCCTCGTCGGGGTAAGCGGATGGAACTCACCGCCAAGGGCTTCCTTGAAACGCTGGAAGGAAAACTGGTCAGTATTTTCCAAGGTGATGACCATCGGCCCGTGCAGAGTGACCAGACCCGTTGCTGCAAAAACTCCATTGAGCAGAACCGTCAGATCACTGAAGCCGATCAACCATTTCGGTTTGGAACGGAATAATTCAGGATTTATTTTTGCTATAATGCGCAGGCAGCCGTAGCCGCCCCTTGCCGAGATCAGGGCTTTGACTTCGTCGTCGTTCCAGAGCCGGTAGAACTCCTTGATACGCTGTTCATCATCTGCGGCAAGATATTCAGGGCCGCTGTTATCGGGGTGATAATGACGGACACGGAGGTTCAAGTCTCTCAGGATTTGGAGACCTTTCTCCAACCTTGCTTGATCACGTACCGGGCCAGCTGGATAAATTACGCCGACAGCATCTCCAGGGTTAAGGCGCGGAGGGAGGACGGGAAGGGGCATAGTTTTCTCGATTTTTTTCAACAAACCTTGCAGGGGACCTGCTCATGCAGCAGGTTGACCGGACACGAGTTCGCGTCCGATCATAAGAACGTTTTTCCGCTTCTGTTATTTCGCGACAGAAGAGACAGAAGCACCTTCTTTGGGCCCGTAAGCCGCGCTCAATGCCTGCAATCCTCCCTTGAGGATGTAGACATTATCAAACCCGATATGACGCAAGGCTGTCCCTGCCACTGTAGCCCGCGCGCCCGATTTGCAGATAATCAGCACCATCTTATCCGTAGGGATACGTTTTAGGTTTTCTTCTTTAAATAGCTCATTCACTGGAATAGCCATACTGCCGGGCATGGTCATACCCAACATTGCTACTTCCCCAGACGTCCGCACGTCAATCGCCACATACTCTTTTCCAGCCTGAAGATTTTTGATAAAGCCGTCCGGCTTAATAAAATGCAACTCTTTACCCACCTTGACGCCCTCTGCCGGGGCAAATAGTTTTGCATAGCTTGCAGCCATTTTGGCATCATACGACCATGCCGCAGAAGCAACACTCATACATACTCCGATGGCAACAGCCATTATCCCTACCTTCTTCATTGGGTTATCCCTCCGATTGCTCCGACATAAAAAATTCCGAAAAACTGCGGAGCCTGCTGTTTTTCGGAAAACAAATTTATCGTTTCATTACATGAATAAACGAATTTGACAAGTTTTTTTTGCATTTCCCGGATTCAACTGAAAGGGCATCTACCTCTCAGGGGAAGAAACCTGCAACATCCTTTGTACAGCCTGGAGATCCTTCCAGGTGGCCTGCTTCATTTCCGGGTACTGCAAGAGTAAACGGGGATGAAAAGTAGGCATAACCTGAACTGTATCTCCTTGCGGAGAGCGATAGGAATGAAAACGCCCTCGCAGTCGCACTAACGGTGCCTTGGTCTTAAGCAGAGCCCGAGTCGCTGTATCGCCCATAGCACAGATGAAACTCGGTTGAATGATCTGGATCTCCTTTTCCAGGTGGGTAAAACAGGATTTTTCCGTTAAAGATCCCGGTTGCACAGGCCCTGAATGCGGACATTTTATCACATTAGTAACATAGACCGAGTTTTGATCAAGCCCAATGGCCTGCATCATTCGCCAAAGCATGGCATCCTCTTCCGTTCCCCAGATCTGTCCTTGCTCAGATGCCGCCC includes:
- a CDS encoding rhodanese-like domain-containing protein — encoded protein: MKKVGIMAVAIGVCMSVASAAWSYDAKMAASYAKLFAPAEGVKVGKELHFIKPDGFIKNLQAGKEYVAIDVRTSGEVAMLGMTMPGSMAIPVNELFKEENLKRIPTDKMVLIICKSGARATVAGTALRHIGFDNVYILKGGLQALSAAYGPKEGASVSSVAK
- a CDS encoding LD-carboxypeptidase; protein product: MPLPVLPPRLNPGDAVGVIYPAGPVRDQARLEKGLQILRDLNLRVRHYHPDNSGPEYLAADDEQRIKEFYRLWNDDEVKALISARGGYGCLRIIAKINPELFRSKPKWLIGFSDLTVLLNGVFAATGLVTLHGPMVITLENTDQFSFQRFKEALGGEFHPLTPTRDLEILRSGTGQGRVVGGNLTTLVHLVGTPWQPQVSGRILFLEDTAEPLYKLDRMLTHLAYCGLLDNLAGLVLGVFDPGHHDRLEMIRLNEQVWNRVLELTQGAPYPIWGGLPIGHQHGNVALPVGMEAVMDSANGTLRFLAQSCQVA